Part of the Lolium rigidum isolate FL_2022 chromosome 6, APGP_CSIRO_Lrig_0.1, whole genome shotgun sequence genome, tgcctcccgctcctccctcgcgcgtccatgagatatcttcatgtccagcctccatgtccagccttcacgtccatcttgacgtccgtcttcatgtccagcctgctcctctcctcctcgtgcgatgctcgtctcctcttgatacccgatgatacataagtaataggacttaggcagtataaagttctcatcaatcaaagtaccatttagaaacaagttcacctgttgtttaagtagcttcgcacgagcccttgtaattggtccaatccgaacttcattggacttgagctctacagcaggttcatcttcatttatcaatgacggaggtagtggtgtagtagggatgtcctcaacaCCTGGTAAGGAAAATAGTGCGTAAAAAACTTGCTGCCCTTGGATCAGGTAGTAGTTACATCATTCACCATTGCTGGTATAATAAAGTTAGGGGGATCATTATCCCAAAACTCATCAACATGATTAATGACACTATGCCTAGCTAGCTCATGAGCAACCTGATTCGCCTCCCTATTACAATGCTCAAACTGAATTTTCCTATAACCAACAGATAGCATCCTGCAATCATCAAAAATAGCTGAAAAAGACATGGCCGAGAAGCATCCATTCATCAAAGTTTCAATGACCTGCACATTATCAGACTGAATGATAATCTTATTCCCACCTAGGAACTGTGCCAAACTTAGGCCTTTGTGGGTCGTTTTTTCCTTTTTGTCTTGAGTTTTTGTAGGGTCCTTTTTGGGTTCGGTTGAGTAATCCGGTGGCAGTACGTCTTGGTGATCTGCTCGGTCCAAAGGCCCAGTCAGCAGCGAGAAGCCTGTTTCTTTAGCCCACTCGAATCCTCTACTCACTTCTCCCCCACACAACGGAAACGCAAGCGGCGCCGCCGAGTCGCCGACTAGTCCACTGCCACTCCAACAAGGGTTCAGTTCAGCCGCCACATCGTCGGCAGGGCCGGGGTTGCGGCCGCCGGTGGCTGGAGATGGAAATCGCAGAGATGGCGAAGAAGGTCGCCGCGCTCGAGGCGGAGCTCGCCGCCAAGTCCTCCCGCATCGCCGACCTGGAGGCTAGGGTCTCCTTCCTCGAGGCCGGGAACGCGCGCTTGAGGAAGGTCCTGTTCAGTGACCGCCTGGAAGAGTGGATTGATGTTGATCTCAGCAAGGGGGAGAGCGTGGAAGAGGGCGGCGTTCCTGCGGTCCCAGCTCCTGTGAAATTTGCCGTGCGGGTGGCGACTGGCCAGACTGATGACAAAGTCGAGATTGTGGAAGCAGAGGGAGGTGGTGCAGGCGACCATGGGAGTATTCCCTGTGATGTCCATGTGGGTCTGGAGGATGATGATGTGTCAATCACGCCCGGAGGTAAAAATCGTAATGCAGGAGCACGGGTGATCAGTGACAGTGAGGATGACGATAAAGATGAGAGTCATGGAGGTCAtggaaatcaggaggtgggcgtcGCAAGAAGTAGGAAGCGTGCATTGCGTGGAGTCAGTGACAGtgagagtgaggaggaggaggattgtgAACTACTCTATGAGATGGAAGGGTGTTCTACTCCACCAAAAACAGGGCGCTCGGCTCGCTTTGTTAAGAGCCAAGCAAAGAGAAGCCGACCCGCACGTCGAGTGCTTGAGCTTGTTGAACCCAAGGATCATGCACAGAGCGAGGATGGTTCAGATGAAGATGACAGTATGGATGAATTTATAGTAGATGATTCGGattgttctgaaaattcttctgaTTGTGCTGGAGAATCCTCTGCAGAAATAGAACTGTCCGACAACGAGGAAAACTATGGAGAAATTATGGATAGGATACGCGGTAAGAAGAACGCCAAGAATAAGGACTGGGAGACCGAGGCAGAGATGCTATCAGCATTTGATGAGCACCGTGAACTCACCTTGAAAGCTGTATGTGCCCTGTACCGGCAGCAAACTGAGGAAGAACAGGCAGAAAAGGCCACTATTGTGCATAACAAAAGGGGATTTAGCCAGATTGATGCGCCAAGGTATTCCTAACTTACAATGGTAGTTAATATGTTCATATGCAGTACCAATGCCCTCTTTATTCAGTTACACTTTAATTGACAATGACGCGGACAGTTGTATCACCATTTAGTCTTGTCCTGACATAGTTTGAGGTACTAATGGTTGTATCACCATTTATTTGTAAAGTATCTCTTTCCTATGTAGAATGTAAGCCACATGGGTCTAGGTTGAACTGTCAACATGCCAAAGTGAGTTCTTAGATAGCAAAATTGGGATACCCTGATGACTCTACGGACTCGGGATCACCATTGTCTTATTGGAGGTCTTACCTAGTGCTGAAAAAAATACATTCTGATGCTCCAGTTTTGCTTTTATTCTGTTTGGTTTTGGCTTAATGGACACCAACACAATTTGTTTGTGACTACCAACCTAATAATAATAAGTACACAGCACAGGCACATGTGGTATTTTCTTTGCTTCCAGTTTTCAGCATATCTTCGCCATAAGAAGAGACCAAGAACTAGAGTTGAACTTGGGGTTTCTTTTTGTCTCATCCTGCAAATTGTTTTCTTTGTTTAGGGGTTCTCGCGTAGCGCAGTTTCTTCTGGATGGCGATGCTTTTGGGCCTCTTAAGAAGACTGCACAGGACCTAAAAAAGTATGACCGATACGGTCTTCAGTTCTGTCACAAGATGGCTTTTCGTTACTCAAAGCAGTTGTTCGCAATATATCAGAGCAAGGAGGATCCCTACTTTCCATGAGTCTGGTATTACTTAGATCCATATGCTGACTTCTCTGTGACACTTGTAATATTTTGCCTTCTCAGGTAGCCTATCTCAGTCCTGTTATATAGCTTTAGTCATTGTTTCTTTCGGAAGGCATGTTAAAGTTTGATCTCGAAGATgcaaccttcatgctatgtaaatATCACTAAGATGTCTTCTGTTAAGAAATGCAAATGTTTGATGTTGTGTGTGTTGTGGGTACTACTGTATCTGAAATGGTAGTGATGTAATATCTGCTTGTGTAGCACTGTACAATATTTCCGCTGTCTTCATAAGTACTGTGAGGTTTTTAGTCCTCCTCTTCTACCAATGTTGGTGTGGCTAATTCACTAGTACCTCCAAATTCATTTAGTACTGTGAGGTTTTTAGTCCTCCTATTCTACCAATGGTTGGTTGTTAGTCCTCCTCTTCTACCAATGTTGGCGTGGCAATGAAGATGACGTTGAGGAAAAGAGACAGGGACTGAAAATGAGGAGGATGACAGTTCTTTCAACCGTGAAGTTATTCAGACGATGAAGGGCAAGAGGAGGAGTAGGGATGCTGGTGAATTAGGAGGATTGTGAACTACTATATGAGATGGAAGGGTGTTCTACTCCGGCAACAGGGTGTTCGGCTCGGTTAAGTAACAGTCAATCAAAGAGAAGATGACCTGCACGGCGAGTGCTTGAGCTTGTTGAACCCAAAGATCATGAAGAGAGTGAGGATGGCTCAGAAGAAGAGGATAGCATGGATGAATTTATAGATGATTACGGTTGTTATGAAAATTCTTCCGATTCTGCTTGAGAGTCCTCTGCTGAGCTAGAAGAGTCTGACGACGAGGCAAGCTATGTAGAAATTATAGATAGGATTCGGGGTAAAAGGAATGCCAATAATAACGATTGGAAGATTGAGCAAGAGATGCTGTCAGCATTTGATGAGCACCGTGAACTTACCTTGAAAGCTTTATGTGCAATCTATCGACAGCAAACTGAGGAAGAACGAGCAGAAAAGGCGACTATTGTGCATAACAAAAGGGAATTTAGCCAGATAGATACACTAAGGTATTCCTAACTGCTAACTGTAGTTAATATGTTCATATGCAGTGCCAATGCCCTCTTTATTCACTTACACTTTAATTGACAGTGCCGTAGACAGTTGTATCACCATTTAGTCTTCTCCTGACATAGTTTGAACTGCTAATTGTCTGCATAGCGTACTGTACGAAAGACAGATTACCCTTGTTCATAACAACTTCAGTCTAGATATTTTTGCATTGGGACATCTGTTGTATTTAGATAAGAAGGGGTCTTCTATCAGTGTATTGACAGAGATTTAATGGGTTAAGTTGACCATGTGTTTATTGATCTTGATGTTCAGTTCTATCTGTAGAACCCAGGCTCCAGGTTTTCACTTTTCCCGTGTAGAATGTAAGCCACTTGGGTGTAGGTTGAACTGTCAACATGCTAAATTGAGTTCTTAGATAGAAAAATTGGGATACCCGGATGACTCTACGGACTCGGGATCACCATTGTATTATTGTATTATACTCTTATAGGAGGTCTTacctttttaaacataaggccaacAGGcccagctttataaataaagcaagcaGCATCCGACAACATAGTTTGACCACGGGCTCTGAGCCCACCCACAACACCACCACAGCACTAAACAGGATCTAACAAACGTTCAAGAACCCACACCGGCTACAAGCCAACCATACAAGATGATCCACACACACACGCATCCGACGAGATCAGCTGTTGCCTCTCGCCCTCGTCCGGAGTCTTCGCAAGGAGGTCTTACCTAGTGTTGAACAAAACATGTATATGGATATTTACTTTCTGATGCTCCAGTTTGGCTTTTGTTCTATTTGGTTTTAGCTTAATAGACGCCTACAAAAAAAATTTGTGACTACTAACCTAATAAGTATAGTACACAAGCACACATTATATTTCTTTGCTTCCAGTTTCCAGTATATCACTTCGCCGCAAGGAAGAGACCAAGAACTAGTGTTGAATTTCGGGTTTCTATTTATCTCGTCATGCAAGTTGTTTTGTTTTTTAGGGGTTCTCGCATAGCTCAGTTTTTTTTGGATGGTGATGCTTCTGTGCCGCTTAAGAAGGCTGCACAGGACCTAAAAAAGTTTGACCGATATGGTCTTGAGTTCTGTCACAAGATGGCTTTTCGTTACTCAAAGCAGCTGTTTGCAATATATCAGAGCAAGGATGACCCCTGTTACTTAGATACATATGCTGACCTCTCTCTGACACTTGTAATATTTTGCCTTCTCACGGAGCTTATTTCAGTCATGTTATATAGTAGGTTTAGTCATTGTTTCTGTTGGAGATAGGGCATGTTAAAGTTAGCTCTCGAAGATGCAACCTTTATGCTACGTAAATATCACTAGGATGCACGCGCTTAGGAAAAGCGAATGTCTGATAGGGTGTGTGTTGTGGGTACAACTGTATCTAAAATGGTAGTGCTGTAATATATGCTTGTATAGTACTGTTTAGTATTTCCGCTCTCTTCATAAGTAAGGTTGTTAGTCCTCCTCTTCTACCAATGGAGGCGTGGCTAATCAATACTTCCAAATTTATACTTGCAGAACCTTTTTTGGAACATTTAGTAGTATAAACTTGGTTGTAGGTAACTAAGATTAATACTTCAGCAGTGTTGTGCGGTGTTTTTGATCAATAATAAATGGAATGATGGCAGTTATTTATGTGTCTTAGCCAGGTCAATGCCAGTTTTAGGCTTATGGAGAACGTGATAAATCAACCTGCAAAATATAAAACGTGATGAACAAGTTGCATATGCTGATGAAGTGCTGAAAACAGAGCTGATGCCACAGAACTTGGTGTGATGTACGGCGCTATGAAGCCCAAAGTTCTATGAAATCAATCGTCGAAACCTAGTCAGAACCTAATTACATAGCAAGGATGCACTTTTAATTAGTACTACTTCCTCAGTCCCACATTTTGACTAGCTAAAACAGCTTGCGGAAATGTCTTATATTGTCGGACCGAGGGAGTAGGTTTCTTACAGTTGCCTTAAAAGATTTTCCTCAAAAAGGAAAGTAATTTTCCGCTAAGGAGAGGAAAAAGAATACCCCGTATAAGATTGTCTTTGTAACTTAGAACCCACTAGAAAATGGAAATCTCTGTTAGTAAGATATTTGATTAATAGGTCTTATGATGTAGAGATCTTTACCACAACTGCATTTAAGCTACAAGTTTTATGTAATTGTTAAAAGATATTCAAACTAAACTTTTGTTATAAGAAGATAGTTCACATTTTGCACAATGCAAGTTTATGTGAAGGTACACGTTACGCAGGTATAATAAGGAACACCGGACCTAACATTTGGTATGTGGTTAACTATGTTAactaaataataataaaaactatatatatcgcAGAATACAAAACACTAAGTATAAAAGTTCATTATAAATTACAATAAGTTTAGCGCTTGGGTCTATGTCAACAAGTGTCAAACAAAAAGATAAACTCCAAGTATGGAAAAAGCGATCGCCCATAGCTATTTTGGGATGTGGTCCATCAATGTATCGAGGCCTCGAAAATTAACTTGTTAGGATAAGTATAATCTCAAAGAATTCGTTGAGataatgataaaaagtggacgcaCTATGCTGAAACAGCAGTTGCAGATCTTCATATGATGCATTATGTGACCGTATATACAAAAAATGCCAACTTCTCTTCCACCTTGACTGAAGGTCAATTTCCACTTTGATTGTATCAGTATCTAATATCAAACGTTTATTTCTAAGTTAAGACGCTACCTATTTGTTTGCTGATCGTTTCTTCCATGCAAAAGCAAAACATATTAAGATTGACTATTATTTTGTTCGAGAAAGAGTTGTAAACAAACTAGTTGACATCAAATTTATATCAAGCAAAGATAAAGTTATAGGCGGTTTCACAAAGGCTTGGGCAGTAAAGGCTTTCGAGGAATTTAGGCGTGATCTCAACCTTTTCACAAGACTGTGATTAATTAGGGGGTTCCTGAAGTTATAATATACGTATTTCTGCCTATATATTGTATGCATAAGATATGGAGTAATACTCTACTCCTATATGTATACACATATGTATTGGCTACGGATGTGGCTCTTCCATCGTCAATGTAACACGCAGCGGAGACCTCCAATGAGGCTATCACTTCTGCCAAACTAACATGTCAACCTCGGCCATCTACAACATGATTTTGGTAGGTCTACAACACACCAATGCGTGGCCCAACAAAATTGTAATGCTAT contains:
- the LOC124659251 gene encoding uncharacterized protein LOC124659251 — protein: MEIAEMAKKVAALEAELAAKSSRIADLEARVSFLEAGNARLRKVLFSDRLEEWIDVDLSKGESVEEGGVPAVPAPVKFAVRVATGQTDDKVEIVEAEGGGAGDHGSIPCDVHVGLEDDDVSITPGGKNRNAGARVISDSEDDDKDESHGGHGNQEVGVARSRKRALRGVSDSESEEEEDCELLYEMEGCSTPPKTGRSARFVKSQAKRSRPARRVLELVEPKDHAQSEDGSDEDDSMDEFIVDDSDCSENSSDCAGESSAEIELSDNEENYGEIMDRIRGKKNAKNKDWETEAEMLSAFDEHRELTLKAVCALYRQQTEEEQAEKATIVHNKRGFSQIDAPRGSRVAQFLLDGDAFGPLKKTAQDLKKYDRYGLQFCHKMAFRYSKQLFAIYQSKEDPYFP